A stretch of the Aminipila terrae genome encodes the following:
- a CDS encoding GIY-YIG nuclease family protein translates to MLECSDGTYYTGWTVDLEERIKTHNEGTGPKVSKYTRSRRPVKLVYVEEYEDKSQALKREWAIKKLTRTEKKRLICSKIVR, encoded by the coding sequence ATATTAGAATGCAGCGATGGAACATATTATACGGGATGGACTGTAGATCTTGAGGAAAGAATAAAAACCCATAATGAAGGGACTGGTCCGAAAGTTTCAAAATACACAAGAAGCAGGAGACCAGTAAAATTGGTTTATGTAGAAGAATATGAAGATAAATCCCAGGCTCTAAAAAGGGAGTGGGCAATAAAAAAGTTAACCAGAACTGAAAAGAAAAGATTGATTTGCAGCAAGATTGTACGGTGA
- a CDS encoding acetolactate synthase large subunit — MDKKLNTAQMLVKCLEQEDVEYIFGIPGEENLDVMNALQESSINFITTRHEQGAAFMADVYGRLTGKAGVCLSTLGPGATNLVTGVADAHEDGAPLIAITGQVGTERMHITSHQSLDLCKLFEPITKKSKQIVRPDTVSEIVRIAFKYAESEKPGACHIDLPVNIAGMEVSDDEKPLEKRNAPPEMADINSIEDAAGAIFSSQHPVVLVGSGAVRGRCCEALTRFAESLKIPVINTMMAKGIIPYDNKYSLWTVGIPQKDYANKVLEKADLVIAVGYDIVEYAPVRWNRERNHRIIHVDTRPSHINKYFEPAVEVIGDIAHSLTQIRRRVHRNTEPEFALKVKAAMEEEYNSYAEDNSFPMKPQKILYDVRKVLADDDIVISDVGAHKMWIARHYHCRIPNTCIISNGFATMGIAVPGAVSAKLINPDKKVLAITGDGGFMMNSQEIETALRIGTPIVILIFNDSNYGLIKWKQMDKFNKSCYVNFINPDFVKYAESFGARGYRVETAEDLIPTLEEAFRQNVACIIDCKVDYDENIKLTTHLKEVYASEI; from the coding sequence ATGGATAAAAAGTTAAATACAGCACAGATGTTAGTAAAATGCCTGGAGCAGGAAGACGTAGAATATATATTTGGTATACCGGGAGAAGAAAACCTGGATGTGATGAATGCCTTACAGGAATCATCCATTAACTTTATTACAACAAGGCATGAACAGGGAGCAGCATTTATGGCGGATGTATATGGAAGACTAACAGGGAAAGCAGGTGTCTGCTTATCAACCTTAGGCCCTGGAGCAACAAACTTAGTTACAGGAGTTGCAGATGCCCATGAAGATGGTGCACCGCTTATAGCAATAACGGGGCAGGTTGGAACGGAAAGAATGCATATAACATCTCATCAATCCTTGGATTTATGTAAATTATTTGAACCAATTACGAAGAAAAGCAAGCAGATTGTAAGGCCGGATACTGTAAGTGAGATTGTGCGTATTGCTTTTAAATATGCTGAAAGTGAGAAACCAGGAGCCTGTCATATAGATTTGCCTGTAAACATAGCAGGAATGGAAGTAAGCGATGATGAAAAGCCTCTTGAAAAGAGGAATGCACCTCCGGAAATGGCAGATATAAATAGCATAGAAGATGCAGCGGGGGCAATATTTTCTTCTCAGCACCCAGTAGTTTTAGTAGGAAGCGGTGCAGTAAGAGGGAGATGCTGTGAGGCTTTGACCCGATTTGCAGAAAGTCTGAAAATCCCGGTTATTAATACAATGATGGCAAAAGGGATCATCCCCTACGATAATAAATATTCTTTATGGACAGTAGGTATTCCACAGAAGGACTATGCAAACAAAGTACTTGAAAAGGCAGACCTTGTTATTGCGGTTGGATATGACATAGTAGAATACGCGCCTGTAAGATGGAACAGGGAGCGAAATCACCGAATTATCCATGTGGATACCAGGCCATCTCACATAAATAAGTATTTTGAACCAGCAGTTGAAGTAATTGGAGATATTGCACATTCGCTGACACAGATTAGAAGAAGAGTACATAGAAATACAGAACCGGAATTTGCCCTGAAGGTTAAAGCTGCCATGGAAGAAGAGTACAACTCCTATGCAGAAGACAACAGCTTTCCCATGAAACCCCAGAAGATTCTTTATGATGTAAGAAAAGTCCTGGCAGATGATGATATCGTTATATCAGATGTAGGTGCGCATAAAATGTGGATTGCAAGGCACTACCACTGCAGAATACCTAATACCTGCATCATTTCCAATGGATTTGCTACTATGGGAATTGCAGTACCGGGTGCTGTTTCTGCAAAATTAATCAATCCAGATAAAAAAGTACTTGCCATAACTGGTGATGGTGGGTTTATGATGAATTCACAGGAGATTGAAACCGCTTTGCGAATAGGCACTCCAATAGTCATACTCATTTTTAATGATAGCAATTATGGACTAATTAAGTGGAAACAGATGGATAAATTTAATAAAAGCTGTTATGTGAATTTTATAAATCCTGATTTTGTTAAATATGCGGAGAGTTTTGGGGCCAGGGGTTATCGGGTTGAAACTGCTGAGGATTTAATTCCTACATTGGAAGAAGCTTTCAGACAGAATGTTGCCTGTATTATTGACTGCAAAGTGGATTATGATGAAAATATAAAACTTACGACTCATTTAAAAGAAGTCTATGCAAGCGAGATTTAA
- the orr gene encoding ornithine racemase Orr → MYPKLVIDLEKLKSNLDAVADITKKQGGCSLMIVTKGLCANPEMVKLVSAHEAVDFMADSRVKNIATYADIARENGKKTVLLRLPMHSEIEEVVKYVDLSFNSEISTIRMLNKEAAKQKKLHKVLLMIDLGDLREGIFYKNEALIFSTIEEILKMSNVEFYGIGVNLTCYGAIIPKNDNLSILTELAEKIETTYSTHLNMVSGGNSSSIYLVGKGELPKGINNLRLGESFLLGNDTAYGTRLPGTTGDALILEAEIIELQSKPSLPIGEVGVDAFGQKPYYEDRGIIKRAIISIGKQDTELDSMTPLDENIDILGGSSDHTILDVTKSEADYKVGDIIRFELGYGEC, encoded by the coding sequence ATGTATCCGAAATTAGTTATTGATTTAGAAAAGCTGAAAAGTAATCTTGATGCAGTTGCAGATATTACAAAAAAGCAGGGAGGTTGCTCTCTGATGATTGTTACAAAGGGACTTTGTGCAAATCCTGAGATGGTAAAACTGGTATCAGCCCATGAAGCTGTTGACTTTATGGCCGATTCAAGAGTAAAAAATATTGCCACTTACGCTGACATAGCAAGAGAAAATGGTAAAAAAACGGTTCTTTTAAGGCTTCCAATGCACAGCGAGATTGAGGAAGTTGTAAAATATGTGGATTTAAGTTTTAATTCTGAAATATCAACAATCCGTATGTTAAACAAAGAGGCGGCAAAACAGAAAAAGTTGCATAAGGTTTTGCTGATGATTGATTTAGGAGACCTGAGAGAAGGAATTTTCTATAAAAATGAAGCTTTGATTTTTAGTACCATTGAAGAAATTCTAAAAATGTCAAATGTTGAATTCTATGGTATTGGAGTAAATCTGACCTGTTATGGGGCAATCATCCCTAAAAATGATAACCTGTCTATCCTTACAGAATTAGCTGAAAAAATAGAAACAACTTATTCTACACATTTAAATATGGTATCAGGCGGAAATTCAAGTTCAATTTATCTGGTTGGCAAAGGCGAACTTCCTAAAGGTATAAACAATTTAAGGTTGGGAGAATCTTTCCTTCTTGGTAATGATACAGCATATGGAACCAGGTTACCAGGGACTACGGGAGATGCATTGATTTTGGAAGCTGAGATCATTGAACTGCAAAGTAAGCCTTCCTTACCTATAGGAGAAGTGGGTGTGGATGCATTTGGCCAGAAGCCTTATTATGAAGACAGAGGAATCATAAAAAGAGCCATAATTAGTATCGGCAAACAGGATACTGAGTTAGACAGTATGACTCCACTGGATGAAAATATAGATATTTTGGGAGGAAGCTCCGACCATACTATTTTAGATGTAACCAAATCTGAAGCAGACTATAAAGTTGGTGATATTATCCGTTTTGAACTGGGCTATGGGGAATGTTAA
- a CDS encoding methyl-accepting chemotaxis protein — protein sequence MANNREKSLSVKIASISAIALAVVFGFLIIATTVLKATGLLNSIGFLIGFYLVALVVLVLIIFNVTRQTLKPINDIVSAAEKLSKGDFNIQLDTESSDEIGQVSTAFNTVVKTIKEYVSDINYLLSEMADYNFNIKSKNVNIYIGDFKNTATHLRNIKSNMYDTISQIQKSSSQVNQGAEHISSSSQTLSEGAVQQASSIEELSATIAEISQHVKLNAQNAYEANLRSSEAGAGVMESNSQMKAMTSAMNDITDKSNEIGKIIKTIEDIAFQTNILALNAAVEAARAGTAGKGFAVVADEVRNLATKSAEAAKNTTALIEQTVSAVANGSQIADDTAASLLSVVEKSGAVNSLITEIAKASEEQSNSITLVSDGIDQISGVVQNNSATAEESAAASEELNAQAELLNKLVEKFKIDNSVMETVAEIKTPPAIQKPAAITAPVKKPSPKPVVNILEEPKKPKEQVIYKEKEVHIPKEKLPEKKPKVEVKQNETFKPIVESPKFEMKSQHTTVPKAATPAGTAINDYSDKY from the coding sequence ATGGCAAATAACAGAGAAAAAAGTCTGTCTGTAAAAATTGCATCCATTTCAGCTATTGCCTTAGCCGTTGTTTTTGGTTTTCTTATTATAGCGACTACAGTCCTGAAAGCAACCGGCCTTTTGAATTCTATTGGTTTTCTTATCGGTTTTTATCTGGTTGCTCTGGTTGTTTTAGTCCTGATTATCTTTAATGTCACCAGACAAACCCTGAAGCCCATTAATGACATAGTTTCCGCCGCAGAAAAGCTTTCAAAAGGTGATTTTAATATTCAACTGGATACTGAAAGCAGCGATGAAATTGGACAGGTTTCCACAGCTTTTAATACTGTTGTGAAGACTATAAAAGAATATGTTTCAGATATAAACTATTTGTTATCTGAAATGGCTGACTATAATTTCAATATAAAAAGTAAAAATGTAAATATATACATCGGGGATTTTAAGAACACTGCAACTCATCTTAGAAATATAAAATCCAACATGTATGATACTATTTCCCAGATACAGAAGTCTTCTTCACAGGTGAACCAGGGTGCAGAACATATTTCGTCATCCTCCCAGACCCTTTCAGAAGGTGCCGTACAGCAGGCAAGCAGCATTGAAGAACTTTCTGCAACAATTGCTGAGATTTCTCAACATGTTAAACTGAATGCGCAGAATGCTTACGAAGCCAATCTTAGATCCAGTGAAGCCGGGGCTGGTGTTATGGAAAGTAATTCACAGATGAAAGCCATGACTTCTGCCATGAACGATATCACGGATAAATCCAACGAGATTGGAAAGATTATTAAAACAATTGAAGACATTGCCTTTCAGACTAATATACTGGCTCTTAACGCTGCTGTTGAAGCTGCCCGAGCAGGTACTGCAGGAAAGGGATTCGCCGTTGTAGCAGATGAAGTTCGTAATCTTGCAACAAAATCCGCAGAGGCAGCCAAGAATACCACCGCTTTAATCGAACAAACTGTTTCTGCTGTGGCAAATGGTTCACAAATAGCTGATGATACTGCAGCGTCTTTACTTTCAGTAGTTGAAAAATCCGGTGCAGTTAATTCTTTAATCACGGAAATTGCTAAGGCTTCTGAAGAACAGTCCAATTCAATCACACTGGTAAGTGATGGTATCGACCAAATTTCAGGAGTTGTTCAAAACAACTCTGCTACGGCTGAAGAAAGTGCTGCGGCAAGTGAAGAACTAAATGCACAAGCTGAGTTACTAAATAAATTAGTTGAAAAATTTAAAATTGATAATAGTGTTATGGAGACTGTTGCGGAAATTAAAACACCACCAGCAATACAAAAGCCAGCTGCAATTACTGCACCAGTAAAGAAGCCTAGCCCCAAACCGGTTGTAAACATACTGGAAGAGCCAAAAAAGCCAAAAGAACAGGTTATATATAAAGAAAAAGAAGTACATATACCAAAAGAGAAACTTCCAGAAAAGAAACCAAAGGTTGAAGTAAAGCAGAATGAAACATTTAAACCAATTGTAGAAAGTCCTAAATTTGAAATGAAGTCCCAACACACTACAGTTCCTAAAGCGGCTACTCCAGCAGGTACTGCAATTAATGACTATAGTGATAAATATTAA
- the moaC gene encoding cyclic pyranopterin monophosphate synthase MoaC, translated as MEKLTHIDKQGNARMVNVGEKMPTERIAEAVGYVLINKETLEIIIKGQNKKGEVLGTARIAGIMAAKRTSDIIPMCHSLLLTGVDIDFEMSELADNQGKIKITSRVTCSGKTGVEMEALTAVSVAALTIYDMCKAVQRDICIENIHLLKKSGGKSGEFIYSAL; from the coding sequence ATGGAAAAACTAACACATATTGATAAGCAGGGCAATGCCAGAATGGTAAATGTAGGAGAAAAAATGCCCACAGAAAGAATTGCCGAAGCAGTTGGTTATGTCCTGATCAATAAGGAAACCCTTGAAATAATTATAAAGGGACAAAATAAAAAGGGTGAAGTACTGGGGACAGCCCGGATTGCTGGAATTATGGCAGCCAAAAGAACATCGGATATAATACCTATGTGCCATTCTTTACTGTTAACGGGTGTAGATATAGACTTTGAAATGTCAGAACTGGCAGACAATCAGGGGAAAATAAAAATCACAAGCAGAGTAACCTGCAGTGGAAAAACCGGAGTTGAAATGGAAGCACTCACTGCAGTCTCTGTGGCAGCACTGACTATATATGATATGTGCAAGGCAGTGCAACGGGATATTTGTATTGAAAATATTCATTTACTAAAAAAAAGCGGAGGCAAAAGCGGGGAATTTATTTATAGTGCTCTTTGA
- a CDS encoding chemotaxis protein, with amino-acid sequence MAIPESISKTSILLESGTNELEIIEFTVADEIFGINVAKVREIMVAQKVKPMPNSHHVVEGVFKPRDEIITVISLAKYLGLPEYENSGRDIFVVTHFNNLNFAFHVHTVVGIDRISWTAIKKPDKAVYGGQDGAATGIAEYQGRLITILDFEKIVAEISPESSIQVESIEKMGERHIMEKTILVAEDSMLLSKMIIECLHKAGYKNTVKTENGQEAWDYLLEAKESGDPIKDHVACIVTDIEMPLMDGHRLTKLVKEDPILKNIPLILFSSLISEEMRIKGKQLGADEQISKPEIGKLVSIIDDLTANH; translated from the coding sequence ATGGCAATTCCAGAGAGTATTAGTAAGACTAGTATACTTTTAGAATCAGGCACAAATGAACTTGAGATTATAGAATTTACAGTTGCAGACGAGATATTTGGAATAAATGTTGCTAAAGTTCGTGAAATTATGGTGGCTCAGAAAGTCAAGCCTATGCCTAATTCACATCACGTGGTAGAGGGTGTATTTAAACCAAGAGACGAGATTATAACAGTAATAAGTCTTGCAAAATATCTTGGCCTTCCTGAATATGAAAACTCTGGACGTGATATTTTTGTTGTTACCCATTTTAATAACTTAAATTTTGCTTTTCATGTACATACAGTAGTTGGAATTGACAGAATTTCCTGGACAGCAATAAAGAAACCGGATAAAGCTGTTTATGGTGGACAGGATGGTGCTGCAACTGGAATAGCAGAATATCAGGGACGTCTTATAACAATCCTTGATTTTGAAAAGATTGTAGCAGAGATTAGTCCAGAATCCAGTATACAGGTTGAATCCATTGAAAAAATGGGCGAACGTCACATTATGGAAAAAACAATTTTAGTAGCAGAAGATTCTATGCTGCTTTCAAAAATGATTATAGAATGCTTACATAAAGCCGGGTATAAAAATACCGTAAAGACAGAAAACGGACAGGAAGCCTGGGATTATTTGCTGGAAGCAAAAGAATCAGGAGATCCGATAAAAGACCATGTGGCTTGTATTGTAACGGACATTGAAATGCCTTTGATGGACGGACACAGACTGACAAAACTGGTAAAAGAGGATCCGATTCTTAAGAATATTCCTTTAATCTTATTCTCATCACTGATTAGTGAAGAAATGCGTATAAAAGGAAAACAGCTTGGTGCAGACGAGCAAATCAGTAAACCGGAGATTGGAAAACTGGTTTCAATAATTGATGACCTTACAGCCAATCATTAA